In the Micromonospora narathiwatensis genome, one interval contains:
- a CDS encoding GNAT family N-acetyltransferase: MIRGATVADLAAIARVAEATGQRGEWTGADPAYIGHLLRHGRVAVATDDDRTVGFGATRVIAGRAGTVSMLCDLFVDPAQHGRGHGRALLAELWPDPSTPRLTFSSQHPHALPLYTSVGLDAWWPLLYLTGDIRGVRPPAGWTVEPASPDVVGTVEAGWTGLDRAADHHAWSRRPNGRSLVAALGGRPRAAGTAAGEGAGFGLVHLALDPSLPDAQAADSVLAVLAALDSTDGRARVCLPAPHPAVRPLLAAGWRPVDLDVYMATHVDLLDARRSVPSPALA, encoded by the coding sequence ATGATTCGTGGCGCCACCGTCGCTGATCTCGCCGCCATCGCACGCGTCGCCGAGGCGACGGGCCAGCGCGGCGAATGGACCGGGGCCGACCCCGCGTACATCGGGCATCTGCTGCGGCACGGACGGGTCGCCGTCGCGACGGACGACGACCGGACCGTCGGCTTCGGTGCGACCCGGGTCATCGCCGGCCGGGCCGGCACGGTCTCGATGCTGTGCGACCTCTTCGTCGACCCGGCACAGCACGGTCGCGGCCACGGCAGGGCGCTGCTCGCCGAGCTGTGGCCCGACCCGAGTACGCCCCGGCTGACGTTCAGCAGCCAGCACCCGCACGCGCTGCCGCTCTACACGAGCGTCGGTCTGGACGCGTGGTGGCCGCTGCTGTACCTGACCGGTGACATCCGCGGCGTACGCCCGCCTGCCGGGTGGACCGTCGAGCCGGCGTCGCCGGATGTGGTCGGCACGGTCGAGGCGGGCTGGACGGGCCTGGACCGCGCCGCCGACCACCACGCCTGGAGCCGGCGGCCGAACGGCCGGTCCCTGGTCGCGGCCCTGGGCGGCCGGCCGAGGGCCGCCGGCACCGCGGCGGGGGAGGGCGCCGGCTTCGGCCTGGTGCACCTGGCCCTGGACCCGAGTCTGCCGGACGCCCAGGCCGCGGACAGCGTGCTGGCGGTGCTCGCCGCGCTCGACAGCACCGACGGCCGCGCACGGGTGTGCCTGCCGGCCCCGCACCCCGCCGTCCGCCCGTTGCTCGCGGCCGGATGGCGCCCGGTGGACCTGGACGTGTACATGGCCACCCACGTCGACCTGCTGGACGCCCGCCGCTCCGTACCCTCGCCCGCACTCGCCTGA
- a CDS encoding DUF6493 family protein → MRRVERELFVKSTLRRRRELAEGGTGDLFELVKAGPATLVAAALEGMPEPRRREIGVALTDWFRRQDESTWWSRGASTALAVAVVGCLPTAAQAAAILGRSSVEPDGERAAGRVSGVAAERGVTWLGDLGHRLAAKLSRQASIERWRFVAALLRDAGAPPPTDDTSVQLWLNSVAFPDHRSGRSVPLVDRLRADPFRSVMLPRLFEVDGLGTTMMFDEVVTTWEERRRNVLPAALAQLAAEGVLDRAMLIDRSIGRLLRGDRPAALRAFTVLLDLLRPTTAEVAARSSDYLRLLTDAPAPVATTAQKALRELPDLALESLLDASREVLYRPDKALVKAQLTWLDRLARRHRDRATEIAGVIAVAGTHPAVELRDRAVTLAARHGLDPAAADPGPAVAAPRGDDLPAPAPPAPAPAPIADVDELAEEVAALLGTPSQGTPLDRVLDGLVRLAAADASRVHAALAPVIERRHWSWGNEHRWEPLCLCEVVVDVLRTPGADHQPRRRSRWESLLAAVRRTDRPSSALVATDPRVPPVHRLLRARLAEIGVHVGGPGSPGLLATPTSANGLLDPLALLERLAALGDRAPGFWDLTQALLRLPAESDEAVADKAAALGTPAGDRLAGCLRGGGLPQPVARVTTVTRRARKSAYDWEFAQLAERRLLVELRPPDGYDDPFRLLTADPAPIGVEYGGWLNLWPSTLPGHRGVVAASVLPAVAASADMDQKGGAAVLPLLAECAGSGGTALDLAVAYGLGARHGADRVAALDALLTLAGAGQFDPTGTGRRLGELVTAGTVKPTRVGEPLRDAALAGAPLTVWRLLAAALPALLAAPSPVRGLPDLLTLASETAAATGVRIEVPGLADVAARGGSGRLVTEARRLHRALAAA, encoded by the coding sequence GTGAGGCGCGTGGAGCGGGAACTGTTCGTCAAGAGCACCCTGCGCCGGCGGCGGGAGCTGGCGGAGGGTGGCACCGGTGACCTGTTCGAGCTGGTGAAGGCGGGTCCGGCCACGCTGGTCGCGGCGGCGCTGGAGGGGATGCCCGAGCCGCGCCGCCGGGAGATCGGCGTCGCGCTGACCGACTGGTTCCGGCGGCAGGACGAGTCGACCTGGTGGTCGAGGGGCGCGAGCACCGCCCTGGCGGTCGCCGTGGTCGGCTGCCTGCCCACCGCCGCCCAGGCCGCGGCGATCCTCGGCCGCAGCTCGGTCGAGCCGGACGGCGAGCGGGCGGCGGGGCGGGTGTCCGGCGTCGCGGCCGAGCGCGGCGTCACCTGGCTCGGCGACCTGGGCCACCGGCTGGCCGCCAAGCTCAGCCGGCAGGCGTCGATCGAGCGGTGGCGCTTCGTCGCGGCGCTGCTGCGCGACGCCGGGGCGCCACCGCCGACCGACGACACATCCGTGCAGCTCTGGCTGAACTCGGTGGCGTTCCCGGACCACCGCAGCGGACGATCCGTGCCGCTGGTCGACCGGCTGCGGGCGGACCCGTTCCGGTCGGTCATGCTGCCCCGGCTGTTCGAGGTGGACGGCCTCGGCACGACCATGATGTTCGACGAGGTCGTCACCACCTGGGAGGAGCGGCGGCGGAACGTCCTGCCGGCCGCGCTGGCGCAGCTGGCCGCCGAGGGCGTGCTCGACCGGGCGATGCTGATCGACCGTTCGATCGGCCGGCTGCTGCGCGGCGACCGGCCCGCCGCGCTACGCGCCTTCACCGTCCTGCTCGACCTGCTGCGGCCCACCACCGCGGAGGTCGCCGCCCGCTCCAGCGACTACCTGCGCCTGCTCACCGACGCGCCGGCACCGGTCGCCACGACGGCCCAGAAGGCACTGCGGGAACTGCCCGACCTGGCCCTGGAGTCGCTCCTCGACGCCTCCCGCGAGGTGCTGTACCGGCCGGACAAGGCCCTGGTGAAGGCACAGCTGACCTGGCTCGACCGGCTGGCCCGGCGGCACCGGGACCGGGCCACCGAGATCGCCGGGGTGATCGCGGTCGCCGGCACGCACCCCGCCGTCGAGCTGCGGGACCGGGCGGTCACCCTGGCCGCCCGGCACGGCCTCGACCCGGCGGCGGCCGATCCCGGCCCGGCGGTGGCCGCGCCACGCGGCGACGACCTCCCGGCGCCCGCGCCGCCCGCGCCGGCGCCGGCCCCGATCGCCGACGTGGACGAGCTGGCGGAGGAGGTCGCCGCCCTGCTGGGTACGCCGTCGCAGGGCACGCCGCTGGACCGCGTCCTCGACGGGCTGGTCCGGCTCGCCGCGGCCGACGCCAGCCGGGTGCACGCCGCCCTGGCGCCGGTCATCGAGCGCCGGCACTGGTCGTGGGGCAACGAGCACCGCTGGGAACCGCTGTGCCTGTGCGAGGTGGTGGTGGACGTGCTCAGGACGCCCGGCGCCGACCACCAGCCCCGGCGGCGCAGCCGGTGGGAGTCGTTGCTCGCCGCCGTCCGCCGTACCGACCGGCCCTCGTCGGCCCTGGTCGCCACCGATCCCCGGGTACCGCCGGTGCACCGCCTGCTGCGGGCCCGGCTCGCCGAGATCGGCGTACACGTCGGCGGGCCCGGCAGCCCGGGGCTGCTCGCCACTCCGACGTCGGCCAACGGCCTGCTCGACCCGTTGGCGCTGCTGGAGCGGCTGGCCGCGCTGGGCGACCGGGCTCCCGGGTTCTGGGACCTCACGCAGGCCCTGCTGCGGCTGCCCGCCGAGTCCGACGAGGCGGTCGCCGACAAGGCCGCCGCGCTGGGCACGCCGGCCGGGGACCGGCTCGCCGGATGTTTGCGCGGCGGCGGGCTGCCGCAGCCGGTGGCGCGGGTCACCACGGTCACCCGCCGGGCCCGCAAATCGGCGTACGACTGGGAGTTCGCGCAGCTCGCGGAGCGGCGGCTGCTGGTCGAGCTGCGCCCGCCCGACGGGTACGACGACCCGTTCCGGCTGCTCACCGCCGACCCGGCGCCGATCGGCGTCGAGTACGGCGGCTGGCTCAACCTGTGGCCGTCCACCCTGCCCGGGCACCGCGGTGTCGTGGCCGCGTCAGTCCTGCCGGCGGTGGCCGCGAGCGCGGACATGGATCAGAAGGGCGGTGCCGCCGTACTGCCGCTGCTGGCCGAGTGCGCCGGTTCGGGCGGAACGGCGCTGGACCTGGCCGTGGCGTACGGGCTCGGCGCCCGGCACGGCGCGGACCGGGTCGCTGCCCTGGACGCCCTGCTCACGCTGGCCGGGGCCGGGCAGTTCGACCCGACCGGCACGGGGCGGCGGCTCGGGGAACTGGTCACCGCCGGGACGGTGAAGCCGACCCGGGTGGGCGAACCGTTGCGCGACGCGGCCCTGGCGGGGGCGCCGCTGACCGTGTGGCGGCTGCTGGCCGCCGCGCTGCCGGCGCTGCTGGCCGCGCCGAGCCCGGTGCGCGGCCTGCCCGACCTGCTGACCCTGGCCAGCGAGACGGCGGCCGCCACCGGCGTGCGAATCGAGGTTCCCGGTCTGGCCGACGTCGCCGCGCGCGGCGGGTCGGGCCGGCTGGTCACCGAGGCCCGTCGGCTGCACCGCGCGCTCGCCGCGGCCTGA
- a CDS encoding SWIM zinc finger family protein yields the protein MTATQTYRYLASSALGHGSLALQTSGGPAPNPRFFRGFLTTPQAAAVGLLAVAEVARTRYHRPVSPASLDPVVTGSRDRLRFESFSGCCGVYARLDALPAGLDGDVVEHGTTNVDVNNPLREALSRVAGLDPLHLSVGPDDLTVSTLDGAVVEKKVPLPTRWLRGFAEVQVLAARFEPRAEIPAAEAAAFLRRLPTTADRSVLWVVPAGRTLRLTSRPVPGAVCLAGASRLTALRPMLRFARTLRVYGPTVTAASAPLPSTWELDTGALRLSVTLSPEPYRGFSGEGAALTALAGDDVVDDADLVSALLSWDPTVDVDRLASQAGIDADRVRGALAQLGTAGRVGYDVAEAAYFHRVMPYDAGRAERDNPRLVGARALLDAGAVEPDGTSATVRSGDHVYRVRQLPDGGLTCTCPWWAKHRGQRGPCRHALATRMLRNERVEVPA from the coding sequence GTGACCGCGACGCAGACCTACCGGTATCTCGCCTCCTCCGCCCTGGGGCACGGATCCCTCGCCCTCCAGACGAGTGGTGGCCCCGCCCCGAACCCCCGCTTCTTCCGTGGCTTCCTCACCACTCCACAGGCGGCAGCCGTCGGCCTGCTGGCCGTGGCCGAGGTCGCCCGTACCCGCTACCACCGGCCGGTCAGCCCGGCCAGCCTCGACCCGGTGGTCACCGGCAGCCGGGACCGGCTCCGCTTCGAGTCCTTCTCCGGCTGCTGCGGGGTGTACGCGCGCCTCGACGCCCTGCCCGCCGGCCTCGACGGCGACGTGGTGGAGCACGGCACCACCAACGTCGACGTCAACAACCCGCTGCGCGAGGCGCTGTCGCGGGTCGCCGGCCTGGACCCGCTGCACCTGTCGGTCGGCCCGGACGACCTCACCGTGTCCACCCTCGACGGTGCCGTGGTCGAGAAGAAGGTACCGCTGCCGACGCGCTGGCTGCGTGGCTTCGCCGAGGTGCAGGTGCTGGCCGCCCGGTTCGAGCCCCGGGCGGAGATCCCGGCGGCCGAGGCGGCGGCGTTCCTGCGCCGGCTGCCCACCACCGCGGACCGGTCGGTGCTCTGGGTGGTGCCGGCGGGGCGCACGCTGCGGCTGACCTCCCGACCCGTGCCCGGGGCGGTCTGCCTCGCCGGGGCGAGCCGGCTGACCGCCCTGCGCCCGATGCTGCGCTTCGCCCGGACCCTGCGGGTGTACGGGCCGACCGTGACGGCCGCCTCGGCGCCGCTGCCGAGCACCTGGGAGCTGGACACCGGAGCGCTGCGACTGTCGGTCACCCTCTCCCCCGAGCCGTACCGGGGGTTCTCCGGCGAGGGCGCGGCACTGACCGCGCTGGCCGGCGACGACGTGGTCGACGACGCCGACCTGGTCTCCGCCCTGCTCTCCTGGGACCCGACGGTCGACGTGGACCGGCTGGCGTCGCAGGCCGGCATCGACGCCGACCGGGTCCGGGGCGCCCTGGCGCAGCTCGGCACCGCCGGCCGGGTCGGCTACGACGTCGCCGAGGCGGCGTACTTCCACCGGGTGATGCCGTACGACGCGGGCCGGGCCGAGCGGGACAACCCCCGCCTGGTCGGGGCGCGGGCGTTGCTCGACGCCGGGGCGGTGGAGCCGGACGGGACGTCCGCCACGGTGCGCAGCGGCGACCACGTCTACCGGGTCCGGCAGCTCCCGGACGGTGGCCTCACCTGCACCTGCCCGTGGTGGGCGAAGCACCGGGGGCAACGGGGGCCGTGCCGGCACGCCCTGGCCACCCGGATGCTGCGCAACGAGCGGGTCGAGGTGCCGGCGTGA
- a CDS encoding SPFH domain-containing protein, producing MDKLRGEFVDIVEWLDDSRDTIVWRFPRYQNEIKMGAQLVVRESQTAVFVNEGQIADAFGPGTYTLETRNLPILSTLKGWKYGFNSPFKAEVYFVNTRQFTDMKWGTQNPVILRDAEFGVVRVRAFGAYAARVVDAQRLLRELVGTDPQFRTEEVQEYLRQLIVGRLGGALATAGVPLLDLAAHQDAIGRRLAAVLTEELAEVGIAIPKFVIENVSVPPEVEQALDKRTSMGAVGDLDRFTRYQAATALEEAAKNPGGGAGAGIGLGMGMAAGQQVARSMAGAGTQPSGAAEPPPLPNQTQWYVGVAGQRQGPYDLGGLAEQVGAGTLGPDTLVWRAGMAQWQPAAQVPELASVLASVPPPLPPQ from the coding sequence ATGGACAAGCTCCGGGGCGAGTTCGTCGACATCGTGGAGTGGCTGGACGACAGCCGGGACACGATCGTCTGGCGTTTCCCCCGGTACCAGAACGAGATCAAGATGGGCGCCCAACTGGTCGTCCGCGAGTCCCAGACGGCGGTGTTCGTCAACGAGGGGCAGATCGCCGACGCGTTCGGGCCCGGCACGTACACGCTGGAGACCCGGAACCTGCCCATCCTGTCCACCCTCAAGGGCTGGAAGTACGGCTTCAACTCGCCGTTCAAGGCCGAGGTGTACTTCGTCAACACCCGGCAGTTCACCGACATGAAGTGGGGCACCCAGAACCCGGTGATCCTGCGCGACGCCGAGTTCGGCGTGGTCCGGGTACGGGCGTTCGGCGCCTACGCGGCGCGGGTGGTGGACGCGCAGCGGCTCCTGCGGGAGCTGGTCGGCACGGATCCGCAGTTCCGCACCGAGGAGGTGCAGGAATACCTGCGCCAGCTCATCGTGGGGCGGCTCGGCGGCGCGCTGGCCACCGCGGGGGTGCCGCTGCTGGACCTGGCGGCGCACCAGGACGCGATCGGCCGGCGGCTGGCCGCCGTGCTGACCGAGGAACTGGCCGAGGTCGGCATCGCGATCCCCAAGTTCGTGATCGAGAACGTCTCGGTGCCACCCGAGGTGGAGCAGGCGCTGGACAAGCGGACCAGCATGGGCGCGGTCGGGGACCTCGACCGGTTCACCCGCTACCAGGCGGCCACCGCGCTGGAGGAGGCGGCGAAGAACCCGGGCGGCGGCGCGGGCGCCGGCATCGGGCTGGGCATGGGCATGGCCGCGGGCCAGCAGGTGGCCAGGTCGATGGCGGGCGCGGGGACGCAGCCGTCCGGCGCCGCCGAGCCGCCGCCGCTGCCGAACCAGACGCAGTGGTACGTCGGCGTCGCCGGGCAGCGGCAGGGCCCGTACGACCTCGGTGGGCTGGCCGAGCAGGTGGGCGCGGGCACGCTGGGCCCGGACACGCTGGTCTGGCGGGCCGGCATGGCGCAGTGGCAGCCGGCCGCACAGGTGCCGGAGCTGGCGTCGGTGCTGGCCAGCGTCCCGCCGCCGCTGCCGCCGCAATGA
- a CDS encoding ABC transporter ATP-binding protein, giving the protein MAETATATGRGTPAEPPGRQRVESVLPELREMWWETGVRARATAGLFAVFAELPRLLRAALAVSWRADRARTLVVAATTVGAGVMAAFGLLATQRVLVELFAGGPTADKVVAALPALTALAAVTAVRAGMATAMGYAQNGLSPKVDREVERGLFEVTTAVRLEAFDADAFADDMERASRGAESTTSLVQSSMNLLAGLAGLLAVAVAVVVIHPLLLAALLVATVPNAWASLRAGHLRYQTYAAGSVRRRRVWLLHRLMAERESAPELRSYGLRRFLLDQYDRVMSVETDIQLAMARRVTTTTTVGSMIAGLATAVVYLLLGLLLVDGQIPLAAAATCVVAVQSAQRSLSVVTFQIDRVYTEGQHFSDYTGFMTRAVAYLPDETTSSARDTPDQLREVHVDAVSLRYPDRDSPAVDQVTLTIQAGQTVAFVGENGSGKSTLAAMIAMLRAPTGGTIRWNGRPLSEWDVDALRGRIAVVTQEYHKWPFTAATNLAIGDIAAEPGQDRIEAAAARAVAHEMITELPHGYETLLDRTFANGQDLSGGQWQRITAARGFLRDAELLIMDEPSSALDPRAEDALFQAIRDRQGRVTTILITHRLANVRHADRIYVLHHGTLVEAGTHDELTAARGRYAELFALQAAGYDTTRDAATPPLPHQATAS; this is encoded by the coding sequence ATGGCAGAGACCGCGACCGCGACCGGGCGGGGCACCCCGGCCGAGCCGCCGGGCCGGCAACGGGTGGAGTCGGTGCTGCCGGAGCTGCGGGAGATGTGGTGGGAGACCGGGGTCCGCGCCCGGGCCACGGCCGGCCTCTTCGCGGTGTTCGCCGAGTTGCCCCGGCTGCTCCGGGCCGCGCTCGCGGTCAGCTGGCGTGCCGACCGCGCCCGCACGCTGGTGGTCGCGGCGACCACGGTCGGGGCGGGGGTGATGGCGGCGTTCGGGCTCCTCGCCACGCAGCGGGTGCTCGTGGAGCTGTTCGCGGGGGGACCGACCGCGGACAAGGTGGTCGCGGCGCTGCCGGCACTGACCGCGCTGGCCGCGGTGACGGCCGTGCGGGCCGGCATGGCCACCGCGATGGGATACGCCCAGAACGGCCTGAGCCCGAAGGTGGACCGGGAGGTGGAGCGCGGGCTGTTCGAGGTGACCACCGCGGTGCGGCTGGAGGCGTTCGACGCCGACGCGTTCGCCGACGACATGGAACGCGCCTCCCGCGGCGCGGAGTCCACCACATCGCTGGTGCAGTCGTCGATGAACCTGCTGGCCGGGCTGGCCGGGCTGCTCGCCGTGGCCGTCGCCGTCGTGGTCATCCACCCGTTGCTGTTGGCGGCGCTGCTGGTGGCCACGGTGCCGAACGCCTGGGCGTCCCTGCGGGCCGGGCATCTGCGTTACCAGACCTACGCGGCCGGCTCGGTACGGCGACGCCGGGTGTGGCTGCTGCACCGGCTGATGGCGGAACGGGAATCCGCGCCCGAGCTGCGCTCCTACGGGCTGCGCCGGTTCCTGCTCGACCAGTACGACCGGGTCATGAGCGTGGAGACCGACATCCAACTCGCCATGGCCCGGCGGGTCACCACGACCACCACCGTGGGATCGATGATCGCGGGGCTGGCCACCGCCGTGGTCTACCTGCTGCTCGGTCTGCTGCTCGTCGACGGGCAGATCCCGCTCGCCGCCGCCGCGACCTGCGTCGTCGCGGTGCAGTCCGCCCAACGTTCTCTGTCCGTCGTCACCTTCCAGATCGACCGCGTCTACACCGAGGGTCAACACTTCAGCGACTACACCGGCTTCATGACCCGGGCCGTCGCCTACCTGCCCGACGAGACCACCTCCTCCGCCCGGGACACGCCGGACCAACTGCGTGAGGTTCACGTGGACGCCGTCAGCCTGCGCTATCCCGACCGGGACTCCCCGGCCGTCGACCAGGTGACGCTGACGATCCAGGCGGGGCAGACCGTGGCGTTCGTCGGCGAGAACGGCTCCGGCAAGTCGACCCTCGCCGCGATGATCGCCATGCTGCGGGCTCCCACCGGGGGCACCATCCGCTGGAACGGCCGGCCGTTGTCCGAATGGGACGTCGACGCGCTGCGCGGCCGCATCGCGGTCGTCACCCAGGAGTACCACAAGTGGCCCTTCACCGCCGCGACGAACCTCGCCATCGGCGACATCGCCGCCGAGCCCGGCCAGGACCGCATCGAGGCCGCCGCCGCCCGCGCCGTCGCCCACGAGATGATCACCGAGCTACCGCACGGGTACGAGACGCTGCTCGACCGCACCTTCGCCAACGGCCAGGACCTCTCCGGCGGGCAGTGGCAGCGCATCACCGCCGCCCGCGGTTTCCTCCGCGACGCGGAGCTACTGATCATGGACGAACCGTCCTCCGCCCTCGACCCGCGCGCCGAGGACGCCCTCTTCCAGGCCATCCGTGACCGGCAGGGCCGTGTCACGACCATCCTCATCACCCACCGGCTCGCCAATGTCCGCCACGCCGACCGGATCTACGTCCTGCACCACGGCACCCTGGTCGAGGCCGGCACCCACGACGAACTCACGGCCGCCCGTGGTCGGTACGCCGAGCTGTTCGCCCTCCAGGCCGCCGGCTACGACACCACCCGTGACGCCGCCACCCCGCCGCTGCCCCACCAGGCCACCGCCTCGTGA
- a CDS encoding LacI family DNA-binding transcriptional regulator, whose protein sequence is MTSEREIPGNRAPTLTDVAKLAGVSVATASKAINGRAEVKAATRVRVLEAAEVLSFAPNALARGLLSGRTGTVGLLTSDLEGRFSIPILMGAEDAFGAGQISVFLCDARGDAIREMHHVRALLSRRVDGLIVVGSRTDARPPLTGNIPVPVVYAYAPSADPDDISITVDNVGGGRLAVDHLLACGRRNIAHITGEASFQAARDRVEGATAALAAADLSLVGDRPYFGSWDESWGRAAARMVVGQHPEVDGIFCGSDQIARGVLETLRDLGRDVPGSISVLGFDNWEAIAAHSRPRLTSIDMNLQRLGTIAGQRLFAAIDGVSLPSEEFPGRLVMRESTVPVG, encoded by the coding sequence ATGACCAGTGAGCGCGAGATCCCCGGCAACCGCGCGCCCACGCTCACCGACGTCGCCAAGCTCGCCGGGGTGTCGGTCGCCACCGCGTCCAAGGCCATCAACGGGCGTGCGGAGGTGAAGGCGGCCACGAGGGTACGCGTGCTGGAGGCCGCGGAGGTGCTGTCCTTCGCGCCGAACGCCCTCGCCCGCGGACTGCTCAGCGGCCGCACCGGCACCGTCGGCCTGCTGACCAGCGACCTGGAGGGGCGCTTCTCGATTCCCATCCTCATGGGCGCGGAGGACGCCTTCGGGGCGGGCCAGATCTCGGTCTTCCTGTGCGACGCGCGCGGCGACGCGATCCGGGAGATGCATCACGTCCGGGCGCTGCTGTCCAGGCGGGTGGACGGCCTGATCGTGGTGGGATCCCGCACCGACGCCCGCCCGCCGCTGACCGGCAACATCCCGGTGCCGGTCGTGTACGCGTACGCCCCCTCCGCGGATCCGGACGACATCTCGATCACGGTCGACAACGTGGGCGGTGGCCGGCTCGCCGTCGACCACCTGCTGGCCTGCGGCCGGCGCAACATCGCCCACATCACCGGAGAGGCCAGCTTCCAGGCGGCCCGGGACCGGGTCGAGGGCGCGACCGCGGCGCTCGCCGCCGCCGACCTGAGCCTGGTCGGCGACCGGCCGTACTTCGGGTCGTGGGACGAGTCCTGGGGACGGGCCGCGGCGCGTATGGTCGTCGGGCAGCATCCCGAGGTCGACGGGATCTTCTGCGGCAGCGACCAGATCGCCCGCGGCGTCCTGGAGACACTGCGTGACCTCGGCCGCGACGTGCCGGGCAGCATCTCCGTCCTCGGCTTCGACAACTGGGAAGCCATCGCCGCGCACTCCCGTCCGCGTCTGACCAGCATCGACATGAACCTCCAACGCCTCGGCACCATCGCCGGCCAACGGCTCTTCGCGGCCATCGACGGCGTCTCCCTGCCGTCGGAGGAGTTCCCGGGCCGCCTCGTGATGCGCGAGTCGACCGTGCCCGTCGGCTGA